The genomic DNA GTTCGCAGCCGCTAACGGTTATTTTTTCTTGGCTGCGGTTTTCTTCATGCTGGCTATGAACTCGTTGATGGGTATCGCTGCCATGCTCATTATTTGAACTGTGCCTCTTGAGCCTAGTTCCATCGAGACTTTGGCGATTGTCTTGTTGTCTGGCGCTTCAACTACGTTGACGAAGTCGTAGGGTCCGAGTACTACGTATTGTGAGAGGACTTTGGCGCCTAGGGCTTCGATTTCTTTGTTGACTTCTTGTATTCTTTCTGGGCGTTCTTTTACTGTTCTTCTTCCTTCATCGGTGAGTGTAGAGAGTAGAATGTATGTTGGCATGGTTTGTGTTCCTCGGAGAAGAGGGTTTAGGTTGATTTGGCTTTTCTGTTTTTCGCAGTTATGAGCGTGGACGAGGGTTAGTATGAGCGCAGAAAAATTTTTTGCGTTGAAAGTTGTAGTTTTCAGCGTGTTTTTGGCGTTCTGTCCATGGTTCTGTATGTTGTTTCTGGCTCTGTTGGCTGGTGTTTTGTGGTGCGTTTCAACATGGTTTGTGGTGCGATTCGATGTTGCTTGTGGTGCGCATCATCTATGCTGACGTGAAATGGTGTGGAAGGAGAGGGAGAGGGTCGAGGAAAAATCCAAATAGAGGACAACTGCCAAATAGGCTGAAATTGTAGGATGCTCCTTCGAGGGCTGGTAGTTCAGTTTGGTATGAACGCCTGACTTGCACTCAGGAGATCAGGGGTTCAAATCCCACTGTGCACTTTCTCAGTTGCCGTTCATTGAAAAATGTATAAATACAGGTCTTACGTTTGTATAACTTTGGGTAGGAATTATGTTAGAAGAAGAAATGAAAGTCGGTCCTAAAGGTCAAGTAGTTATTCCACGGGCAGTCAGGAAGACGCTTAAAATACATCCAGGTTCGAGGGTTGTTTTCAAGCTGGAAGGAGAAAAACTGGTCTTAGAGAAACTCGTGTTTGATGCGGTAGGCGCCTTCGAAGAAATCGCTAAAAAAGGCTCCTCCGTTAAGAGAATCAGCGCACATGCCTACGAAGAAGAACTGAGCTCGAGGAACATGTAAGTGCTCTACCTCGACTCTAATGTCTTCTTGTACGCCACCTTAAACACAGAGGAAATCGGCAACCGAGCGAGAAACCTTCTCATGCAGGTACAGCAAGGAAAAAAGCAAGCGTGTTCGTCGGCGCTTACTTTTGATGAAATTGTTTGGGTTGTGAAGAAGTATCGAACGCAGCAAGACGCTATAATAGCAGGTGAAGCCTTCTTGAATTTCCCAAACGTAAAACTAATTTCAGTGACCGAAGATTTACTGTCGTTTGCGTTGGGCCTTATCAAAAAACACAGTCTTGACCCAAGAGATTCTATCCATGCAGCCTCTGCAATCTTCAACAAAACAGAAGCGTTGGTCTCAACCGATGAACATTTCGACAAAATAAAAGGACTCAACAGAAAACCTCTGTGACCTCGAGAAGAACACGCATTCCAAATGCAGAAATGTTATTCTAATGATGTCAATCGTTAAGAATGCACCTTAATTTCTAGTTTTCATTTATTTTTTGCCTCAGAAAGAAAACACGACAGATCAGGTAAACAAAACCCTAAATTTAGACTCTGCTATTCCAAATATGAGGGCTGGTAGTTCAGTTTGGTATGAACGCCTGACTTGCACTCAGGAGGTCGGGGGTTCAAATCCCCCCCAGTCCACTTCAAGCGCGCGCTAATCATATGGTTCGGCGTAGTCACAGGCGTAACAGTAGGACTAAGCTACAACAAGGAGCCAAAGTGAGGGCATTCTGAAAATGTGTTTGTAGGGGAGCACTTGATATCAAGAGCGCGCGCTACTTCTCACCTCAGAAAACAACATCAACAAGAGGCAAATTTCTTTAACGGCGAAACGCGTATTAATCTACAAAGGCGTTTTCAAGCCAAAATTCACTACATTCTTGAAGCGAAAAATTCAGGCAAGGTAATGTCAGAATTGTCCACAAAGCCTCGAGTTCCAGAATCGAACGAAGAATACATTGCCTTTCTGGGCACGTACACTCCCAGAGAATGCGGAATAGCCACCTTCACGAAAGACCTAGTCGACTCCATAGACCTCCTCGGTGAATTCGCCCCAGCCCGACTCATAAGCGTAAACGAAATAGAGACAATCTACGACTACGACAGCCGAGTCAAACAACAGATAAGGCAGGATTTCGAAGAGGATTACATTCAAGCCGCCAAGTATATCAACTCATCCAAAATCAACGTAGTAAACGTACAACACGAATTCGGAATATACGGAGGAGAATGGGGAAAGTACATCCTCTCCTTCCTCCAAAACGTACACAAACCAGTCATAACCACACTCCACACAGTCCAACCAGACTTCGAATCGACAGCACGAAACGTGCTGAAAGAAACCCTCTCTCACAGCAAAGCAATCGTGGTCATGGCAAGAACCGCCAAGAACATTCTCAAGGAATACAACGTCCCAAGCAAGAGAATCAACGTCGTCCAACACGGCTGCCCAGACATGCCCTTCCTAAACAGTGACAACGTGAAGCCCTCGCTGGGTTTGAAAGGAAGAACCATCTTGTCCACCTTCGGCCTAATAAACAGAGGCAAAGGCATCGAGTACGCCATCCAAGCACTCCCACCTCTAGTTGAAAAGCACCCAAACATACTCTACCTTATAATCGGCGAAACACACCCCGAAGTAAGAAAAATCGAAGGCGAAAACTACCGCATGAACCTCATCAGACTAGTCGACCAACTGGGATTAAAGAACCACGTAAGATTTCACAACCGCTTCCTAACAAAAAGGGAACTAATAAGGTACCTCCACGCCACAGATATCTGCATCACACCCTACATAGGCTCAGACCAAATCAGCAGCGGCACCTTAGTCTACGCTTTAGGAGCCGGCAGAGTAGTAGTATCAACTCCCTACCTCCACGCTAAAGAGGTGCTGTCTCACGGACGAGGCATGTTCTGCGAGTTCAAAAACCCAGACTCAATCGCCGATGGAGTGAAGAAACTTCTAGAAAACGACAAACTGAGAAGAGACATAGAGAAAAAAGCTTACAGGTACAGTCGAAGCTTTACATGGCCAAAGGTCGCCCAAAAATACACAGACATACTCAAACAAGCGATACACGCTTAAGAGGAACGCTCACGTGAATCTCCCACCCATCAAACTAAACTTCCTTAAAGCAATCACAGATGACACTGGCGTTTTTCAACATTCTAAATTCGGAACACCAAATCGGCTAGAAGGATACACAACCGACGACAACGCCCGAGCTCTCATAGCCATCACCAAGCACAGCAAAATCAAAGAAAACTCCCAATCGGACAGGTTGATAGACACATACCTAAGTTTCCTTTTGCACATGCAGAGAGCAGACGGCAAAATGCATAACTTCCTAAGCTATGATCGAAACTTCATTGACGACGAAGGGTCCGAAGACTGTGCAGGTCGCACCCTGTGGGCCTGCGGATACGTAATAAACAGCAAGCTATCAGCCGAGAGGAAGCTTCTGGCAAAAGAAATCTTCGACAAAGCCTTTCGGTGGGCATGCTTCTTTAAATCCCCCAGAGCGAAAGCCTTCGCAATACTTGGCCTAAGTAATTACCACAAGGCCTTCACACGAGACCAAAACCTAACCCAGAACATAAAGACACTATCAGACAAACTGCTCGAATACTACAAAAACACGCGCTCCATCGACTGGCGCTGGTTTGAACCCTACCTCACCTACGTCAACGGCAGACTTCCACAAGCTCTCTTCGAAGCCTACCAAGAAACAAAACAAACCAGATATGTTCGAGTCGCGGAGGAGTCCCTGAAATTCCTACTCGAAGTTCAAATACTAAACGACAAATTCGTGCCCATAGGCAACAAAGGCTGGTACAAAAAAGGAGAATCACGGTCAACGTACGATCAGCAATCCGTGGAAGCAGCCTCAATGA from Candidatus Bathyarchaeia archaeon includes the following:
- a CDS encoding GYD domain-containing protein — encoded protein: MPTYILLSTLTDEGRRTVKERPERIQEVNKEIEALGAKVLSQYVVLGPYDFVNVVEAPDNKTIAKVSMELGSRGTVQIMSMAAIPINEFIASMKKTAAKKK
- a CDS encoding AbrB/MazE/SpoVT family DNA-binding domain-containing protein, which produces MLEEEMKVGPKGQVVIPRAVRKTLKIHPGSRVVFKLEGEKLVLEKLVFDAVGAFEEIAKKGSSVKRISAHAYEEELSSRNM
- a CDS encoding type II toxin-antitoxin system VapC family toxin, with protein sequence MLYLDSNVFLYATLNTEEIGNRARNLLMQVQQGKKQACSSALTFDEIVWVVKKYRTQQDAIIAGEAFLNFPNVKLISVTEDLLSFALGLIKKHSLDPRDSIHAASAIFNKTEALVSTDEHFDKIKGLNRKPL
- a CDS encoding glycosyltransferase family 4 protein, translating into MSTKPRVPESNEEYIAFLGTYTPRECGIATFTKDLVDSIDLLGEFAPARLISVNEIETIYDYDSRVKQQIRQDFEEDYIQAAKYINSSKINVVNVQHEFGIYGGEWGKYILSFLQNVHKPVITTLHTVQPDFESTARNVLKETLSHSKAIVVMARTAKNILKEYNVPSKRINVVQHGCPDMPFLNSDNVKPSLGLKGRTILSTFGLINRGKGIEYAIQALPPLVEKHPNILYLIIGETHPEVRKIEGENYRMNLIRLVDQLGLKNHVRFHNRFLTKRELIRYLHATDICITPYIGSDQISSGTLVYALGAGRVVVSTPYLHAKEVLSHGRGMFCEFKNPDSIADGVKKLLENDKLRRDIEKKAYRYSRSFTWPKVAQKYTDILKQAIHA
- a CDS encoding glycosyltransferase; this translates as MNLPPIKLNFLKAITDDTGVFQHSKFGTPNRLEGYTTDDNARALIAITKHSKIKENSQSDRLIDTYLSFLLHMQRADGKMHNFLSYDRNFIDDEGSEDCAGRTLWACGYVINSKLSAERKLLAKEIFDKAFRWACFFKSPRAKAFAILGLSNYHKAFTRDQNLTQNIKTLSDKLLEYYKNTRSIDWRWFEPYLTYVNGRLPQALFEAYQETKQTRYVRVAEESLKFLLEVQILNDKFVPIGNKGWYKKGESRSTYDQQSVEAASMTEAALSAYRATGNRHYKKAARTIFNWFLGQNTQNAFVYNFTTGGCHDGITEKGLNLNEGAEATVSYLSARMELQTDRQIEPVNTRY